Genomic segment of Staphylococcus muscae:
ATATGAAGTTTGAGCATTGGTCTGACTTGAAGGACCCGCGTTTAGCCAATGATGTGATTTTTGTCGATGGTGCACGTGAAGTGATAGGGTTAGGTTTGAACAGTCTCGGGTATAGTTTGAATGATGCGGATGCCAAACATCTAGATGAAGCAGAAGCGCATCTTAAAACGTATGCACCCAATATTCGTGGTGTTGTGGGAGACGAAGTAACGATGATGCTTGAACAACATGAAGCAAGCGTGGCTGTTATGTGGAGTGGCTCTGCTGCACCATTATTCCAAGAAGATGACCGATTCAATTATGTCGTGCCGAAAGAAGGTTCGAACTTATGGTTTGATAATATGGTCATTCCGAAAACAGCACAAAATGTTGATGGTGCACACAAGTTTATTAACTTTTTGCATGATCCAGAGGTGAATCGTCAAAATGCAGAATGGGTTGCGTATGCGACACCAAATAAAACAGCGAGAAATATGTTGCCTGAAGAGATAAAGAATGATGAACGTGTCTATCCAACTGAAGAGACGCAACAGCGTTTAGAGGTGTATAAAGATCTCGGTACAGATGTATTGAGTGAATATAATGAGCGTTTCTTGAATTTTAAGATGGCTTTATAATTTAATATAATAGGATATAATGATATAAGGAAAAAATGAGGAGTGACATTATGACAGGTGAAGTATATACACAAATTAGACGACCTGTGAATCGGCTGGCCGAAAAAATATTAGGCTGGTTAAGTTGGTTATTAATATTAGGAGCAACTGTCATAGCCATGTTCTTTGGACTTGTCTTATTCAGTAATGAGAACTCCATTCAGAGTTTAGAATATGAACTTGCAAATAATCCAACAGTACAGGAGATTTTAGCAAACTATAATTTAACAACAACAGAATTAGTTATTCAATTACAAAATGGGGTATGGGCATTTATTGTTTATTTGATAGTCTGTTTATTGATTTCATTTTTAGCATTGATTTCGATGAACCATCGTATTCTATCAGGTATTCTATTTTTACTTGTCTCTTTCATTACGTTGCCATTGATTGTGATGCTCGTTCCAATCTTCTTTTTCATCGTTGCGTTAATGATGTTTGGTCGTAAAGAACGCATTGAATCTGTACCAATGTACGATGCATATGAATTTGAGCCGCAGAGACCTGTTTACGCTGAACCACAAAGAGATCCTGTACCGCCACAACGAGAAAGAGAATATCATAATATGCATGATGATGTGACAGAACAGCCCGAAGATGTTTCTATTATGTCACGAACAGCAAAATATCATCATAAACAATCGGACGCAACATCGTCACCTGAAGACGATGCCCATTTAGACGATACGATTGTTGAAGACATGCAAACAGTTGATGCTTCGGATAAAGAGATTAACGAATCATCACAAAGTAATGGTGCGCCGTATACGTATCAATCATTTGAAGATACAGTGCCGTTGACGAAAGAGGAATTGAAGCAACAGAAGAAGGAAGAAAAAGCTCAGTTGAAAGCAGAACGTAAAGCAGCGCGTAAGGCGAAAAAAGCTTATGCGAAAGAGCAACGTCAAAATAGACCGAGTGCTTCATCACAGCGACGTCAAAATTATGAAGACCGTATGAAGAAGCAACAAGAACGTACGGAACAAGATGGAGCGAATAAAGAATAGTGTTAAACCAATAAGCTGAAAATCTCAAGAATTTATTTCACGAGGTTTTCAGCTTGTTTTTTCGGGTAAACATAACTAAAGATACTTTGAAGGAGGAATCAGTATGTCAGATAACTATACATATCAGTCATATGAAACACCTGAACAACAACGAACACAAGAGACGCAACCCATTCCACCGAACAAACCGTTCAAAAGAACAGTTGAGAAAGTATTAACATGGGTTGGATTAGTATTACATCTTATTTGGGGCTTGTTAATTGCATTTGGTGTATCAATGATACCAAAAATCCAATCAGGAAGCCCTGAGTTACGTAAAGCAATGATTGAAGAAGGTTATGATCCAGAGTTATTTAATAACGTTGACCCCACATCAATGATTATTTTTGCGATTGTGATGACGGTCATTCCGTTTATTTTAGCTTTAATCGCAGTCTTTTTATTCAAAAAGTCTGTATTAGCAGGTATTTTACTCATTTTGGCAGCTGTATTAGGTGTCGTGATGAGCGGTAGCTTTATCGCTGCATTATTATGGTTTGTGGCAGCAATCATGTTATTTGTTCGCAAGCCAAAAGACCCGAAATATGTCGTGTCTAATGATGAACGTCATACAATTTAAAAGATGAAAAAAAGACGATACACGTCGAAATGTGTATCGTCTTTTTTTAACGGTAAAATTTAAGTAGGTAGTCAAAAGTTTCTTCAAGAAAAGCGATAAATTTATCATCATCTGCAAGTTCAGGTGCATTAGGTGTCAATGAACGAGCGACAAAAAATTCGCCTTTCTTAACATTTTTAGCACGTTGAATGCCTTTTTCAACTTCTGTTTCAGATAAATGGCTGATTTTAGACTTATCCGGTTTTGTATGATCAAGTGATATTTGGAAGTCAGGCGGTAAAGTGATTAATGTTTCCCAATTTTTTTCAAATACTTGAACATCATTCGCTTTGTTTGGATTCTCGTGCATCATGCCATACATCACGAAAAGGTGGTCTTCAAATAAACCAATTTGAAAATGGGGTAACATCTTGTATCCACGTGGATTCGTCGCAATGGCAACCCATGTATCTTTAGGAGGGTTGACCGTACGGCGTGCATGTTTGGCAACGTGTGGGTAAAAAGTTTCTCCTGTCACACTTTCAAGGTATTCAGCAAAATAATCACCCAATGCACGAAGTTGTGGTCGAATGTGGGCATCAAGTGCTGACATGCGTTCAGCTAATCCTTCAACTTCAAAAACTTTAAAATCTTCTTGTTTGAATGTATAACGTACCATAAGATACCTCCTAAATCGCATTATAATGACTTTATTGTAGCACATCTCAAATCGTGTCACATTTAAATTAAACCAATTTCATGTATAATAGAACCATTAGGAGTGAGATATATGCATTTATATGATTATGCAAAGCAGCTTGTGTTAGAAGCAGGCAATCATTTGCGCAAGATGATGAGTGAAGCGATAGATATAGAGACGAAATCAAATCCTAACGATCTCGTAACAAATGTTGATAAAGCGGTAGAACAATTCCTGTTTGATGAGATAAAAACAACGTATCCTAATCATCAAATCATTGGAGAAGAAGGACACGGACACGATGTGCATGATTTGAAAGGGACCGTATGGGTGATTGACCCAATTGATGGGACGCTGAATTTTGTGCATCAAAGTGAAAACTTTGCGATCTCAATTGGTATTTTTAAAGATGGAAAACCATATGCGGGATTCGTCTATGACGTCATGGCAGATACGTTATATCATGCTAAAGCAGGCTTTGGGGCATATAAAAATGAACGTTTATTAGAACCGATTAAAGATACACAATTAGCACAAAGTGTCATAGGGATGAATCCCAATTGGTTAGCTGCGAAAAAAATCACACCTGTATTAGCACCGATTGTTAGTGAATCAAGAACGGCACGTGCATATGGCTCGGCGGCACTAGAAATTGTTTATGTAGCAACAGGTCAACTTGCTGCTTACATCACGCCGAGATTACAGCCATGGGACTTTGCTGGTGGTATGATTATCTTACATGAAGTGGGGGGTGTAGCGACGAACTTTATGGGAGATCCGCTCACAATCACACACCCTGACTCTGTCGTTGTGGGGAATCAAGCCGTTCATAAAACAATTATGAAGCAGTATATGCAACCGCATCATGACTTTTTAGCGCCATGGCATACAAATTATCGTAGTTAGAAAAGATAGAGAAGAGGGATATGACGTATCATATCCCTCTTAGTATTTGATGTGGTGCGTTGAAGATGTTATAACCAGTCGTTCTCACGATATTTCTTTTTTAATGTAAAGCCATAGCCGAATGTTGCCATCATCAATGCAAATGTAATAACCATCCATAATAAGCTGCCAGCAGCAATGGCAAAACTAAACATTGTTAGAAAGAAAACGGCAATAATCGCCAAAACAAGAAAAATAGTTTTAGATTTTTGCATTCTTAACCCCACCTCATAGTTTCATCTGTGCATTTCTATGATATAATAAACAAGTTACAAAAGAAAGTGGCAATTTACTCATGAAAGGAATTACAGTATGACAAGTAGAAGAGAAGATGTGCGCAACATTGCGATTATTGCTCACGTAGACCATGGGAAAACAACATTGGTCGATGAATTATTAAAACAATCAGGTATTTTCCGTGAGAACGAGCATGTTGAAGAACGTGCAATGGACTCGAATGATATTGAAAGAGAACGTGGTATTACAATTTTAGCGAAAAATACTGCGATCGATTATAAAGGAACACGCATTAACATTCTAGATACACCAGGTCACGCTGACTTTGGTGGAGAAGTAGAACGTATTATGAAAATGGTAGACGGGGTTGTCCTTGTTGTTGATGCGTATGAAGGCACAATGCCACAAACACGTTTCGTATTGAAAAAGGCATTGGAACAAAACTTAAAACCAGTTGTTGTTGTGAATAAAATTGACAAGCCATCTGCACGTCCAGAAGGCGTTGTTGATGAAGTGTTAGACTTATTTATCGAACTTGATGCAAATGATGAACAGTTAGAATTCCCTGTTGTGTATGCTTCAGCGGTTAATGGAACAGCAAGTCTTGATTCAGATAAACAAGATGAAAATATGCAATGCTTGTATGAAACAATTATGGAGTATGTACCGGCACCAATCGATAACCGTGACGAGCCATTACAATTTCAACCTGCATTGTTAGACTATAATGATTATGTAGGCCGTATCGGTATTGGCCGTGTATTTCGTGGAACGATTAAGGTTGGCGATAGCGTATCATTATTGAAATTGGACGGTTCAGTGAAAAACTTCCGTGTAACGAAAATTTTTGGTTTCTTCGGTTTAAAACGTGAAGAAATTCAAGAAGCATATGCGGGCGACCTGATTGCTGTATCAGGTATGGAAGATATCAACGTGGGTGAAACAATTACACCGCAAGATAACCAAGAAGCATTACCTGTATTGCGTATCGATGAACCAACTTTAGAGATGACATTCCGTGTCAATAACTCTCCATTCGCAGGTCGTGAAGGTCAGTTCGTGACAGCACGTCAAATTCAAGAGCGTTTAGACATGCAACTTGAAACAGATGTTTCACTTAAAGTTACACCAACTGATTCCCCTGATGCATGGACAGTGGCAGGTCGTGGTGAGTTACATCTATCGATCTTAATCGAGAATATGCGTCGTGAAGGTTTTGAATTGCAAGTATCAAAACCACAAGTTATCTTGAAGGATATCGATGGAGAGTTGCATGAACCATTTGAACGTGTTCAAGCTGAAGTACCTGAAGAATATGCAGGTGCGATCATTGAATCACTTGGACAACGTAAAGGTGAAATGGTCGACATGGTAACAACTGATAACGGATTAACACGTTTAATCTTTAATGTACCAGCACGTGGCTTGATCGGTTATACAACAGAATTTATGTCAATGACACGTGGTTATGGTATTATCAACCACACATTTGATGAGTTCCGTCCACGTATCAAAGGACGTCTTGGTGGCCGTCGCAACGGTGTACTCGTATCAATGGACCAAGGCAGCGCAAGTGAATATGCAATCTTAGGATTAGAAGATCGTGGTATCAACTTTATGGAACCGGGTACAGAAGTGTACGAAGGTATGATCGTTGGACAAAACAATCGTGAAAATGACTTAACAGTTAACATTACGAAAGTGAAACACCAAACAAATGTCCGTTCTGCGACTAAAGATCAAACAGAAACAATGAAAAAACCACGTATTTTGTCTCTTGAAGAAGCACTTGAGTTTATTAATGATGACGAACTTGTAGAAGTAACACCTGAAAACGTTCGTTTAAGAAAGAAAATCTTGAATAAAGGTCAACGTGAAAAAGAAGCAAAACGCATCAAACAAATGATGGAAGAGAACGCATAAGCGTATCTAACAAATAATTGATAGAGTGAATGAGACTTATTTTAATCAAGTTGAGTTAAAAGCTTGATTTAGAGATAAGTCTCATTTACTATATTGCATATTGTATGATAGAGAAATAGGAGGATGTTTAGTATGAATGAGAAATTTGCACCACTGTTCCAATCATTGACGTTTCCTAATGGGAAAAAGATTGGAAATCGTTTTGTACTTGCGCCATTAACGCATACGATATCAAATGAAGATGGCACAGTATCGGAAAGAGAAGTGGCGTATATGTCGTCTCGTACGAAAGGTGTGGGCCTTGCGATTACGGCTGCGAGTTATACGAATGAAGAAGGTAAAGCATTCCCAGGTCAGCCTTCTATTTCGAAGGAAGCGGATATTGAAGGCTTGCGTCGTGTTGCGGAGACGATTAAAGAGAATGGCGCAACAGCGATTGTTCAAATCCACCACGGTGGCGTGAAGTCGTTGCCACAATTGGTGCCGAATGGTGATGTGAAAGGGCCAAGTGAAATTGAAACGAGCGGTTGGGGTGAAAAAACTGCACACAGTGCACGTGAGATGACTGGGGAAGAAATCTATCAAGCAATTGAAGACTTTGGACGTGCGACATCTCTTGCGATTAAAGCAGGTTTTGATGGTGTTGAAATTCACGGTGCCAATCATTATTTAATTCATCAATTCTTCTCACCGTATTACAATCGTCGACATGATATGTGGGGTGAACCATTACGTTTCCCAGTAGCTGTTGTGGATGAAGTGTTACGTGTTGCAGAAGAAGAAGGGCCTGAAAACTTTATCGTTGGATATCGTTTCTCACCAGAAGAAGCGGAAACACCAGGTATCACTATGGAACGTACAAAATGTTTAGTGGATACGTTAATCGAAAAACCACTAGATTATTTACATGTATCTTTAGGTGATATTCAATCACGCACAAGAGAAGGTGAATATGCAGGGGAAAAACGTATTTCACTCTTGCTTGATTGGATTGATGGGCGTATGCCGTTAATTGGTGTTGGCTCTATATTTAATGGAGAAGATGTTCTAGCTGCTCAAGAAACAGGTGTACCATTGATTGCGATAGGACGTGGCTTATTATTTGATCCTCAGCTTGTTCAAAAGATTGAAGCGGGTCGAGAAGATGAAATTATTGACTACTTTGACGCTGAAAGAGAAGATAAACACTCACTTCCGGATGAATTATGGGAATCATTTGTGACAGAACATTATGCATCACCGAAGAAAAACGAGCGTTAAATCTAAAAAAGTCATGATGCGATATTACGCATCATGACTTTTTTCAGTAGTCAATGATTGAGAAGGTCGTTGCCGTGGTGTATCCAAGCGGCTCTTACATTCATCACACATAAAAGTACGAATGGGGTTATTTTTTAAGCGTTTCGATAACAAGGTATTTTCGTCTAGTAATACCTCAGTGTCGCAGATGACACATGTCACTTTTCGCATGAATTATAGCACCTCGATATGTGTGACGTGTTTGAATTCGTATTGATAGCCTTCATCTTGTGTGTAGATGAAGCTATCCACACCGTCGTCATCATAGAGGCGTTTACCATCTTTTGCGAATTGGAAGAAGAGATACGGTAAAAGTGTGAACGGCACATCGATATGTTCTGACGCATTTGATAAACGAATTGTAGTCGCTGACGCATGTGGTTCTGCATTTTTGAAAAACGGCGTCATGTTAATTACAAATGATTCTTTTAAGACAGCACGTTTTTTGTATTCAATTTCAGAGTTAAGTGTCGGTGGGTTTGTTTGCCCTTCAAGAATCGCTCTGTTCCACTCACGATTGTCTTCAAACTTGATTGGCTTTTCACCTTCAAAAACACCTTTCTCCAAATCTTCAATTGTCACTTTACGGTCATCAAATATCCAAGTTGTACTATCAAGTGTAATTGGAAATTTAACAGCACCTTTAATTTGAATCATAGCTTATGCACTCCCTTGTTTTGACTAGTTCTATTTTAACATATATGAAAGTGGGGAGCTTTGGAATTTACTTGCTTTTTACTATGGGATAAGATAAACTTTTTACATGAAGATAAATCAATAGGGGGAGTCTGTCATGAGCAAGCAACATGATTATAGAACTGCTGCATATGACCAATTGAACCAAGATGCAGAGCGCATTTTACAACTTATCAAAGTTCAAATAGATAATTTAACGTTACCGCAGTGTCCATTATACGAAGAAGTATTGGATACACAGATGTATGGTTTACAGAAGGAAGTCAATTTTGCTGTAAATCTAGGGTTAGTGGATCAAGAAGACGGCAAGGCATTAATGTTACGTCTTGAGAAAGAATTATCAAAATTACACGAAGCATTTTTACGTATATAAAGTAACTGGGACAATGCGGTTCATTTCAATGACGATTGTCCCATTATCATGTGAGTCGTATAAATGCTATGAATTGGATGTTTTAAATCTATGAACCGAATAAAAAATTTTTTTCGATATATTTTGGGTACTTCTAAATATATCGATTTTCCGTTATTACTCACTTATATCGCACTCTGTTTAATTGGACTTACGATGGTATATAGTGCGAGTATGGTGCCTGCTACACGTGGGACATTAACTGGGGGTATTGCCGTATCGGGTACATACTTTTATATGCGACAGCTGATCTATGTCATCGTCGGGTTTGGTATTGTATTTTTTATGGCGTATATCATGGATATTCGTATTTTAAAGAACCGAAATGTCCAACAAGGTATGATGGCCGTCTTGCTACTCTTATTATTTGCGACGCTTGTTTTCGGTAGTGAGATCAATGGTTCTAAGAGTTGGTTGAACTTAGGATTTATGAATTTACAGGCATCTGAGTTACTCAAGGTAGGTATCATACTATATGTTCCCTATATCATTGATAGAAAGTGGGTACAAATACAACAGAATCCTAAAGTTGTCTATGGGCCACTGTTCTTTGTAGGCTTCATCATTGTACTCGTGTTATTCCAAAAAGACGTTGGACAAACGATGCTACTCACTGCCATATTAATTTGTATTTTTATTTATACTGGAATCGGTATGAAAAATATTTTGAGATTACTATCGGCACCTTTTTTAGGTTTGATCGTAGGGATCATCATTATTGTTGTTTTTCGAATCAATATATTACCCGCATATTTAACGGCACGCTTTAGTGCGTTAGAGAATCCGTTCAATTATGAATCAGGTATCGGTTATCACCTAGCCAATTCGTTATTAGCAATTGGGAATGGTGGATTGTTTGGCCGTGGACTAGGCAATAGTGTGATGAAGCTTGGCTACTTACCAGAGCCCCATACCGATTTTATTTTTGCGATTATTTGTGAAGAGCTTGGCTTTATCGGTGCATTAATCGTACTGATACTTATATATTCGATTGTTTATCGTGCGCTTGTGATGGCATCTCGTACAGATTCTTATTTCTATAAGTTAGTCTGTGTTGGGATTGCAAGTTATATTGGTATACAAGCTTTCGTCAACTTAGGTGGTATTTCTGGACTTATCCCACTGACAGGTGTGCCATTACCATTCATTAGTTTTGGTGGATCTTCTATGATGAGTTTAAGTATGGCGATGGGGCTACTACTCCTTGTCGGTAAACAAATTAAATATGAAGAAGCACGACAACGTTACTATGAAAAGCGACGTTAAGATAAATGATTAACACGATATTACAAAGGTTAAACTTTCGTAATGTCGTGTTTTTTCTTACTTTTTTAGTGTACGATAATTTATAAGAAGCTGAGTGATCAAGCAATTGAATGATAGTCAAATTTTTTTGACAATAGCACAGTTGCGTTTTAAAATATAGATATTGATTACCTGATGTTATTGATAAAGATAACAAAAACTTATCAAATAGATAATCATATTTAATCAACACTGGATAAGATGTGTTTAAAACGCTTTAAATAGGGGGCTGATAGCATGCAACATATTAAAAAAATCTTAGTTGCTAACCGTGGTGAAATTGCAATTCGTATTTTCAGAGCAGCAACAGAATTAGGGATTCAAACTGTCGCAATATATTCTAAAGAAGATATGCGTGCTTTACATCGTTATAAAGCAGATGAAGCTTATTTAGTAGGGG
This window contains:
- a CDS encoding ABC transporter substrate-binding protein, which produces MKQFVQLIGGALLFGILSLAIGYWISHDNVKEEQEELYVYNWGEYIDPALLQKFEKQTGIKVIYETFDSNEAMEAKIRNGGTHYDVAFPSDYTIEKMKQSNLLIPLNHEQIPNMKHLDAHYMDQPFDRKNVYSIPYFFGTVGILYDQEKYPDMKFEHWSDLKDPRLANDVIFVDGAREVIGLGLNSLGYSLNDADAKHLDEAEAHLKTYAPNIRGVVGDEVTMMLEQHEASVAVMWSGSAAPLFQEDDRFNYVVPKEGSNLWFDNMVIPKTAQNVDGAHKFINFLHDPEVNRQNAEWVAYATPNKTARNMLPEEIKNDERVYPTEETQQRLEVYKDLGTDVLSEYNERFLNFKMAL
- the auxB gene encoding lipoteichoic acid stability factor AuxB, which codes for MTGEVYTQIRRPVNRLAEKILGWLSWLLILGATVIAMFFGLVLFSNENSIQSLEYELANNPTVQEILANYNLTTTELVIQLQNGVWAFIVYLIVCLLISFLALISMNHRILSGILFLLVSFITLPLIVMLVPIFFFIVALMMFGRKERIESVPMYDAYEFEPQRPVYAEPQRDPVPPQREREYHNMHDDVTEQPEDVSIMSRTAKYHHKQSDATSSPEDDAHLDDTIVEDMQTVDASDKEINESSQSNGAPYTYQSFEDTVPLTKEELKQQKKEEKAQLKAERKAARKAKKAYAKEQRQNRPSASSQRRQNYEDRMKKQQERTEQDGANKE
- a CDS encoding DUF4064 domain-containing protein; this translates as MSDNYTYQSYETPEQQRTQETQPIPPNKPFKRTVEKVLTWVGLVLHLIWGLLIAFGVSMIPKIQSGSPELRKAMIEEGYDPELFNNVDPTSMIIFAIVMTVIPFILALIAVFLFKKSVLAGILLILAAVLGVVMSGSFIAALLWFVAAIMLFVRKPKDPKYVVSNDERHTI
- a CDS encoding YktB family protein, which codes for MVRYTFKQEDFKVFEVEGLAERMSALDAHIRPQLRALGDYFAEYLESVTGETFYPHVAKHARRTVNPPKDTWVAIATNPRGYKMLPHFQIGLFEDHLFVMYGMMHENPNKANDVQVFEKNWETLITLPPDFQISLDHTKPDKSKISHLSETEVEKGIQRAKNVKKGEFFVARSLTPNAPELADDDKFIAFLEETFDYLLKFYR
- a CDS encoding inositol monophosphatase family protein; this translates as MHLYDYAKQLVLEAGNHLRKMMSEAIDIETKSNPNDLVTNVDKAVEQFLFDEIKTTYPNHQIIGEEGHGHDVHDLKGTVWVIDPIDGTLNFVHQSENFAISIGIFKDGKPYAGFVYDVMADTLYHAKAGFGAYKNERLLEPIKDTQLAQSVIGMNPNWLAAKKITPVLAPIVSESRTARAYGSAALEIVYVATGQLAAYITPRLQPWDFAGGMIILHEVGGVATNFMGDPLTITHPDSVVVGNQAVHKTIMKQYMQPHHDFLAPWHTNYRS
- a CDS encoding DUF5325 family protein, which translates into the protein MQKSKTIFLVLAIIAVFFLTMFSFAIAAGSLLWMVITFALMMATFGYGFTLKKKYRENDWL
- the typA gene encoding translational GTPase TypA, translated to MTSRREDVRNIAIIAHVDHGKTTLVDELLKQSGIFRENEHVEERAMDSNDIERERGITILAKNTAIDYKGTRINILDTPGHADFGGEVERIMKMVDGVVLVVDAYEGTMPQTRFVLKKALEQNLKPVVVVNKIDKPSARPEGVVDEVLDLFIELDANDEQLEFPVVYASAVNGTASLDSDKQDENMQCLYETIMEYVPAPIDNRDEPLQFQPALLDYNDYVGRIGIGRVFRGTIKVGDSVSLLKLDGSVKNFRVTKIFGFFGLKREEIQEAYAGDLIAVSGMEDINVGETITPQDNQEALPVLRIDEPTLEMTFRVNNSPFAGREGQFVTARQIQERLDMQLETDVSLKVTPTDSPDAWTVAGRGELHLSILIENMRREGFELQVSKPQVILKDIDGELHEPFERVQAEVPEEYAGAIIESLGQRKGEMVDMVTTDNGLTRLIFNVPARGLIGYTTEFMSMTRGYGIINHTFDEFRPRIKGRLGGRRNGVLVSMDQGSASEYAILGLEDRGINFMEPGTEVYEGMIVGQNNRENDLTVNITKVKHQTNVRSATKDQTETMKKPRILSLEEALEFINDDELVEVTPENVRLRKKILNKGQREKEAKRIKQMMEENA
- a CDS encoding NADH-dependent flavin oxidoreductase, whose translation is MNEKFAPLFQSLTFPNGKKIGNRFVLAPLTHTISNEDGTVSEREVAYMSSRTKGVGLAITAASYTNEEGKAFPGQPSISKEADIEGLRRVAETIKENGATAIVQIHHGGVKSLPQLVPNGDVKGPSEIETSGWGEKTAHSAREMTGEEIYQAIEDFGRATSLAIKAGFDGVEIHGANHYLIHQFFSPYYNRRHDMWGEPLRFPVAVVDEVLRVAEEEGPENFIVGYRFSPEEAETPGITMERTKCLVDTLIEKPLDYLHVSLGDIQSRTREGEYAGEKRISLLLDWIDGRMPLIGVGSIFNGEDVLAAQETGVPLIAIGRGLLFDPQLVQKIEAGREDEIIDYFDAEREDKHSLPDELWESFVTEHYASPKKNER
- a CDS encoding DUF2197 domain-containing protein, yielding MRKVTCVICDTEVLLDENTLLSKRLKNNPIRTFMCDECKSRLDTPRQRPSQSLTTEKSHDA
- a CDS encoding YlaN family protein; this translates as MSKQHDYRTAAYDQLNQDAERILQLIKVQIDNLTLPQCPLYEEVLDTQMYGLQKEVNFAVNLGLVDQEDGKALMLRLEKELSKLHEAFLRI
- a CDS encoding FtsW/RodA/SpoVE family cell cycle protein translates to MNRIKNFFRYILGTSKYIDFPLLLTYIALCLIGLTMVYSASMVPATRGTLTGGIAVSGTYFYMRQLIYVIVGFGIVFFMAYIMDIRILKNRNVQQGMMAVLLLLLFATLVFGSEINGSKSWLNLGFMNLQASELLKVGIILYVPYIIDRKWVQIQQNPKVVYGPLFFVGFIIVLVLFQKDVGQTMLLTAILICIFIYTGIGMKNILRLLSAPFLGLIVGIIIIVVFRINILPAYLTARFSALENPFNYESGIGYHLANSLLAIGNGGLFGRGLGNSVMKLGYLPEPHTDFIFAIICEELGFIGALIVLILIYSIVYRALVMASRTDSYFYKLVCVGIASYIGIQAFVNLGGISGLIPLTGVPLPFISFGGSSMMSLSMAMGLLLLVGKQIKYEEARQRYYEKRR